The window GGTGCGTCGCCGATGACCTCGCGCGTGTGCCGGCCCGTGCGCAGGCCGCCGAGCACGAGGAGCGCCGGAAAAGGGCCTGGCCCGCGGGGCATCTTGAGCGAGGCCGCCACGACGACGCCGGTGTCGCTCTCGAGGTTCAGGCTGGAGAAGACAGAGGCGCTGTCCGCGCGCTCGCGCTGTTCGCCGGTGGCGATCAGCGCACCGCGGCGGGCGAGCAGCTGCGCGCGCGGGTCGCGCCGGCGCTCCCACTCACCGCCGGCGAAGATGGCGAGACCGACCGCGAGCAGGAAGAGCAACGCCAGCGCCGCCCGACGGGCGAACACCCGGAGTGCGCGCGCGGGCGCCGTCCGGGGGGTGGCCATCAGCGCGCCGCCGCCTGCCAGGGCAAGGCGTCGAGATCGACGTTGCCGCCCGACAGAATGAGCCCCACGCGCCGGCCCCGGAAGCGGGCCGGTGCGGCGAGCACCGCCGCCAGCGGGACCGCGCCCGAGGGCTCGACGAGGATCTTCAGCCGCTCCCAGACGAGGCGCATCGCGGCCACGATCTCGTCCTCGCTCACGGTGACGATTCCCGCGAGCAGCCGGCTGAGGATCGGGAAGTTGCGCTCGCCGAGGGCCGTGCGCAGGCCGTCGGCGCAGGTGCGGGGGTCGAGCTGCGGCAGGCGCTCACCGGCGAGCAGCGAGCGATAGGCGTCGTCCGCGCCCGCGGGCTCGGCGCCGAGGATCTCGGCGCGCGGCGCGAGGGCCGCAGTGGCCAGCGCGCAGCCCGCGGAGAGCCCGCCGCCGCCCACGGGGATCACGATGGCCTGCAGGTCGGGCGCCTCCCGCCACAGCTCGAGCGCCGCCGTGCCCTGGCCGGCGATGATCGCGTAGTCGTCGTAGGGGTGCACGAAGCGCGCGCCGGTCTCGGCCTGAATGCGCGCGGCCGTCTCCTCGCGGGCGGTGAGCGTGGGGGCGCAGAAGGTGACCCGGCCGCCGTAGGCGCGCACGGCGGCCTGCTTCACGGCGGGGGCGCTGTCGGGCATCACGATGTGGGCGGCGA is drawn from bacterium and contains these coding sequences:
- a CDS encoding pyridoxal-phosphate dependent enzyme, encoding MQNEPRLAEIEAAAARLAGRIHRTPVMRSAGLDALTGAELTFKCESLQRTGSFKIRGAMNAVLSLSGAEAAPGVLTHSSGNFAAALALAARERGVAAHIVMPDSAPAVKQAAVRAYGGRVTFCAPTLTAREETAARIQAETGARFVHPYDDYAIIAGQGTAALELWREAPDLQAIVIPVGGGGLSAGCALATAALAPRAEILGAEPAGADDAYRSLLAGERLPQLDPRTCADGLRTALGERNFPILSRLLAGIVTVSEDEIVAAMRLVWERLKILVEPSGAVPLAAVLAAPARFRGRRVGLILSGGNVDLDALPWQAAAR